The Bacteroidota bacterium genome segment TTGACTCTTGGTAAACCTGCGCGCCAAAGTCTCAAAAATTTTTCACTGATGTGAGTTACAATACGCACAGAACCGCCTACGAAGCCTTTGGCTGGCAGATAATTATACCAACGTATCCTTACTTGGGAACTCTGGGAGTGCGATTAAAACGTCTATATAGCCCTTATCCGCATTTATCCATCTCTTAGTTATGCGTAGGTCTGCTATGTGCTTATCTTCGGAAAGTAAGCTGTCCATCATCGCCTTGCAGCAATTATCAACATCGGGAGTGCTGTCGTGTAGGGAAAGGTGTTTGTTAGCCTTCTTGTATTTAGGCCAAGACTTCGGGACGGGAATGTAGAATGTAATATGCGCCCCCTGTTCTGGTAGGTTAAATCTTAGCCGCTTTGCTTCGGCGGCTAAGTCAAGTTTATATTCATTATACCGTTCAAGCCGCTTTAATCTTTTTAGTCCGGGTGGACGAAGCTGCTCACGGGGAATGCGAAAGAAAATCCGGTCAGAAGTATTTGCTCTGACAAACGTTTGAGGGGTAATATTTAGTACGTACCTGTTCTTTATTGCTCTGGTATTTCTACCAAAGTTACAGGATTTATAAATTTATCGTGTAATCTGTTCATTTTTTGCCTTAACAGCTTAACTCTTGAATGAGCCTGTTTCGTGAACCAACTTTTTCTTTCTACAGTAAATCTCCTTATTTTTAGATTATCAGGGATATAGTCGTAAACCATTGACTTCTCAATTTGCTTCACTAATTTTTTAACATGATCTGCTGTGTATCCTTTTAAAGTAAGCCGGTCTGTATGTTCCGAAAGTATTTTATCTTTAAGTTCATCAGGCATGTTTACTAAGCAGTAGCATATTTCGCCACTTCTTAAATTTAGAATATCAAGGTATGCCCTCATTTCCCAAGAATCATCTTTTAGTAAATCTCCATCAACACGCTCCAAATATTCTATGAAATCGAGTGGTGCTTTAATGTCCTTTACACCAACTATTTTTTCGTTATCATAAACAACAATGTCTGGGATACCTTTAAAGAATGGATTTGAAAATAATTTATCGTTCTTTTTATATTCAACCCCATCAGCCAAGCTCAATAATTTGATAGCAGCCGGTTCTGATATTTCTCCTTTGTCAAGCTGCATTGGCTTTTCACTGGATACACTCACTTTGCTTATTTTGTACTGTGAGTAAGCATAGTGCTTGTACATCAACTTTTTCATAGTTGCCGAAAAGCTATTGTCATCGTAATTAGCAGTCTTTGATATTACGTCCATGATTATACCTTTCTGCCTTTCGGTAATATCAACCATGTCTTTTTGGATAATTTTAAAGAACTCATCCGTTTCTTTCTCTGTTGGCGGTGTGTTCCCTTGCTCCTTAGTCATTAAATCAGGTAATTCGGAGGCGTTTACTCTGTATCTATTAAATTTTTTCATAAAAAAATCCTTAGAAAGTGGCTTCGGGTAGAAAGTAAAGCAACCGCTTGGAGTGTTATCATCATTTATCAGATGTCGAGCCGTGGGTTTGCTTTAGACCGAAACCATTCCCTAAGGACTGGAATTTTGTTGTTATGTATCATCATTGCTTTCTACTTCAATAATGTGGATGTAAAATTAGTACTTATTTATTTTATTTTCAAAAAAGATTTGTTGTTACTTTCAATTTTTGGCATAGCCGCAAATACTTCCGTAGTGTATTTAAGTTTAAGTCTCTTTTTAACATCCATTTTTGTTTTCTCGTTACTAATCGGCTTGCAGTTGCACCCTCTTTTAAGTAAATCATTGAACTTATCCATTGGAGATAAATTTCTATTATTCCATCTGTATGCAAATTCATCGCAATACCTTTGTAAATGCAGGATGCTGACACTATGGTGCGTTCCATTTATTGCTTTTTTTAAATGAGCCCATGCACATTCTATCCCATTAGTATAAACATCACCACGTACATATTCGCCAGCTCTATGATTAATAGTTTCATGTAAATAATAGCTATCCATATTAAAATAACAGGCTGCCGAATCAGTAAATAATCGTGACCCGCATTCTACGTGTTTTAATATTATATCCTGAACTGTTTTTTTAAACCTGTTTGGTATTACCTTAATAACAATATTCCCTCCCCTTTGCAATATACCTAATACTGGAATTTTTCTGTTGGTTGCGTGCTTACGCCATGTACCGAATTTACCTGCTGCTAAAAAAGCCTCATCCACTTCTATCTCCCCTTCAAATTTCAAATTTTCATCTTGGAAACACAGCATCCTTATTTTGGACATCATAAACCAAACATTTTTTTGGGCAAGTCCTAAACTTACGCCTTGTTGATAAGATGATATGTTTTTTTTATTGATTACCGATGTGAAAATCATAAAGAAAAACTGCCAAAGGGGCATTTTGCAACCATGAAATATAGTGCCTGTAGTAACAGTAAATTTTTTGTGGCACTTACTGTTTGCGCATTTATATTGCTGGTATGCTATTTCCTTTTTAGTCTCCCTACCTTGTCTTGAAACTCCATTTGTTAAATAATACTTTTCATGTTTGCAATGCGGACACTTTATACCATCAGGCCACCTTACTTTAACAAGATAGTCGCAGCATTTTTGTTCTGTATCAAAAGTTTTGTAGAATTGAAAAACTGTCATATCTTTATACTCTAAAACGTATTATGGTATCTATATTATTTAACCGGTTAAATGTGGATAAATTAATTTGTCCATTTAACTACTAATTACGTACCTTCTCTACTATAAAAGTGTTTTTATTTATCCTCCATCACCTTTAGATTTTCTCTCACAATAAGCAAATAAAATCTGCTATACTTTTTAACTGATTTTACATCTGGCAAAAACTGCATATTCCCTTTTCTTAAATGCTTACTTACATTCTGTGTAGTACACCCTAAATATTCGGCATATTGCTTCGGAGTTATTTCTTTTGTAGCCATTATTTTTCTTTTGGGTAAAGGTTCATGTGCTTTGTATGAAAATCTTGCAGCCATTGGCGAAGTACTGGTACTTTGTCCTTCATTTTTTGGATTAATTCTTCATATTTTGGTACTTTTTGGACAATTACACGCTCTCGGTAATCAATATCTTCGTAGATCATAAGTTTTTCCAGTTCTTCACATGCTTTTAGGTACTCTGGTGCAAATTCTGTGGCTACATTCATCTTAAATAACAGGCTTCTTTTTTCAGCTTCTACAATATTCATGGGTGCTGATACTAAACAGTAAGCAATAGCCCCTGACTTAGCCCCTGTCAGTTCGTAGTACACGTTTAATTGGGCAATATATCCTTTGTCAGGTTCTTCAATCAACTTGGGCATAAATGTGTCAATTTCCCACGAAGTTTTAATGTCGTAACATTCTGAAATATTACCATCTTTATCCATTAACAACAAATCAGGATGCCCTGTGAACCATTCATTTTCTATTGGTTCTTCGTTCTTAAAAAATATTTCACCCTCAACCCTTCCCAATAGGCTTATGCTGCTATCCTCTGCCTGGATGCCTTTGTCCATTTGCTTTGTGGTAATATCTTTCTTCCTTCCATACATTACCCTGTTGTAAATCTTAATCAATTCCTTTTGGCAGGTTATTGATAGCTTACCGGATTCTTTATCGGCTTTGGTAACAGGTTCGGTTAACAGGTTGCCCCATGATGAAGCCCTGAATTTTACTTTTGAGAAATCCATATTATGCAGTTTTTAGTATTTTATCCATTGTTTCATCGTATGTAGCTTGTAGGTTTGGGTACTTTTTGACTATTAGCCGGTAGCTTTCCAGTACTGTTTTATCGGTACAACCTGATATTTCAGCCTTTTGCCTTTCTTCTTTGGACAATTTAATTTCAGGTTCATCCTTCTTAGCCCACTTACTCTTACTGTAAGCCTGTTGTTCTTCTGTTTGGTACTCTGTAATTACCTTTTGAAGCTGGCGAAGGCTGTCTTTCTCATTTTCATCAGGCAAAATACTTGCCTCCAACCCTATCCATGTAGGCATACCGTTGAAGTTTATTTCCTGACTTATTTTTATTCTGTCTATATTCATGTTTTTATTTTTTTAGGTAGTCGTAATACATTGAAGTGCTTTCTCCTATTGATTCTAAAGCCTTTTCTTTCGTTTCAAAAAACCATTGATTTAAAGTTAAATAAGCAAAGTTCCACTCCTTCCAACTATTTACTGTTGATTCAGGAAATCCCATTGCGCCTTCTTCCGGTTCATCTGGTTTTATGTAATACGGATTTTTTAAAATGAAATTAAGTCCTGTATATTCATCAATAGTCCCGTCACCGTTTGATATTTTCTTTACATCAGCCTTAACGCCTGTTATAGTTGTACTGCCTAATTTAACTGATACCTGTGGGTGGACAGTATAGGCTTGTGCATCTGTTACTTGCGGTAACGGCATCTTTAAAAAGTACCATACTTTCTTACCTATAAATGATGTGGCATTATCGTATTCTTCTTTGGTATATATTTTCTTGTCCATTGTATTAGTTGTTTATAGTAGTGCTTTGTTGGGATTGGGTTTCAAGCGTTTTGCGTATAATCTTCAATGTTATAATTATGCCCATGATAATAAAGCCATACACAGAAAGGATAAAACGGTTCTGATGAACTCATTAAAACTCCTGTTTCATTGTAAATTTCAAATATGTTCCTTTTGCATTGTTGCCAACATATCCAATACCACATATAATCATTCAATGCACGTAGCCTTTCTGTATATGATGTTATATCTATCATTGGTTTATTTTTTCAAGTTCAGTTAATACCATGTCCTTTAATTCCTGAAACTGTATATCGGTAAAGTCCTTTGGATGGAATACTTTTAATTCAGGCTCGGTAATATCCTGCTTGTAAAAACAGAACCAATAATAATTACTCCAATAATCTTTCCTATCATCCCATTTATTACTACCATCCGATTGTTCCCCATTAAGGTATCTCATGTATTCATATATCCACTGCCTGTTTTGAGCCTCAAAAAGGTCAGGAAAGTATATTACACATATTGGTTTTACATGTTCCATTGTTTTTTATTTTGTTGTTGTTGATTGTATAAATAGATTGTAAAGTTGTTCTGTGGTGTACACTTCATAAGTATCTGAATGTTGCCAAAAATTATTTTCATGTGTATCGTAGTCTGCCAAAATAAATTCAGCAAATGATATTGCTTGTTGGTTTGCCCAAATATCCATTGCTTCGTTTATATCTTTAAACATAAACATCCGTTCACTTAAGGTAACTTCTTTGCCAAGCATACCATCATACGCATAAGGTAAATCTTTCAGTATATCTTCTTTAGATGTAGGTTGCATGATGTGGGTAGTAGGTGTTTATTTTAAAGTGTTTGTAAATATTCATCAAGAATTTCTTTTGCTAAATCTCTATTAGGGGTTTTGGATTTGGCGACTAAAACCTTTTTATAAAAAATAGCTCCGCTTGTTTGTTCATCTTTAAATATATACCATGTAGCCACTCCGTAATTAAACTCCACAGTAAACATTTTATCTATGCCATTCCAAAAGAAAAACCTTGCATTTGTACATACGTAAATCATAAAAAAACTTTAAAGTGATTTAAGAAGTTCTGCTTTTGATGCAAATGCGTTTTGAGCCTCTACTTTACAATTAACATTACTTTCTTCGTCCTTATTACACAAGTATGTTGTCAATATTATAACATTGCTAACCACTTC includes the following:
- a CDS encoding IS1595 family transposase; protein product: MTVFQFYKTFDTEQKCCDYLVKVRWPDGIKCPHCKHEKYYLTNGVSRQGRETKKEIAYQQYKCANSKCHKKFTVTTGTIFHGCKMPLWQFFFMIFTSVINKKNISSYQQGVSLGLAQKNVWFMMSKIRMLCFQDENLKFEGEIEVDEAFLAAGKFGTWRKHATNRKIPVLGILQRGGNIVIKVIPNRFKKTVQDIILKHVECGSRLFTDSAACYFNMDSYYLHETINHRAGEYVRGDVYTNGIECAWAHLKKAINGTHHSVSILHLQRYCDEFAYRWNNRNLSPMDKFNDLLKRGCNCKPISNEKTKMDVKKRLKLKYTTEVFAAMPKIESNNKSFLKIK